The DNA region GGGCGCGGGGgtcgcgggcgcggggcgggagggcggcggccgggcccgcaaCGGGTCCGACCAGGAGCGCCGTCGGAtccgccgcagccgccgcagcTCCTCGCGGCGCCACGACGGGGAGAGCCGGGCCCCGCAGGCATCGGCCTCCTCCATCGCTGtcggcggggcgggcgcctccGACTCATTTCGCTTATTCCGCCGCCCGCCCTGCCGTGCGCGTGTCCGTGtccgggcgcggcgcgggcggtgcggcgcggcggagAGCTCCGGCTTCACCGGTGGCCCCGGTAAGAGGCGGCGACACCGCGGTCCGGCCCGGTgcgggggcaggcggcggcggcgctcggtgCTGCCGGCCGCGCTCCTCCGTGCCACCGACCCACGCGTTTGGGCTGCTTTAGTTCGTTTtacctttttgcttttctcttttgggCTCAGCCTTTCGCATCCTCCCAGCACTTTTCTGCTCGTACGGTGAAAACAGACTGGGGGAGGGACTGAAAAGGGGTATAAACAGCGAAAGGGCCCGGGGCAGGCTGGAAGTGTGTGTGGTTGCGTGTGTGCGGGTGACTGGGCCCCGCGGCATCCCCCCGGCAGCGCGTACACCCGGGCGGGGAGGGCCCCTGCTCGGGACCCGACGGTCGCCATGAGGCAGCGCGGAGGggagccgccgcgctgcccgcggctCTTCGCGAGGCAGCGCAGACCGGGAAAGAAACGGGCGCCCGGGCCAAAGTCAGAAGTGAAATGTGCAACTAGGTGTTTGCAGTTCTCCGTCCAGTGCGGAATGCGCCTCCTACGAAGCGAAGCCCTATTAAATACTACTAAAGACAGGAAGAAAGTCTGCTCGgttctcaaatttttttttttttgggggggggtaggtTGGATCCCCAGGGTTTGCCTCTGCTTGTCTGTGCCTACAACAAACCGAACTCCTGCTGCTCGTGTTTCATCACTGCTTTCAATGATTAAGTTCCTTCACTAAATAAGCTCTcacaaatggaaatatttcttgTGACTCGGTGAAAAAATTGGTGACCTTTAggcttcctgtttttcttctgtcttcaaaaAACTTTGAAACTTTTCTGCCAGCTTCTTCCTTCAGTGTCACGTGTTCCAGAGACTGATAACTGGCCTGTACCCCAGCTTGCTACGTTGCTCACTGCTGTATCACAAAAGCCAAGAATGCAGAATAGGCTTTTTCCTTAGTGTGGACAAAAAGGGTCAAGAAAAATTCCTCTGTGACTGGAATCAAAATCAGTGCTTTTACAGTACAGTAACATAGTTTTAGTAGGCTCACAGGAGACAAGAGGCCCAGCCCGCAAGCAAACCTTCATTCATGTAgcaaacaactgaaaaaacagGCACTAAAATGGACAAAGTGTTTCTGGGATAGGTTCCTGGGCAGTCAGAAGAGTCTTCAGGAAAAGACCACCGATGCTTAGAAACATAAATGCAATCCTTGGTTTTCTTCTGCTTGTATAGGACTGTACAGATGGAACCTGGTCTTTGGAAGTGTTTGGGCACCTAATTGCGTTTATGAATTTGTACTGTTGAGGAGTATTCTTAGCCGTGTGTCAGggaacataataataataatggaagtAAAGATGTTAAAGGCTTTTGTAAACaggagtgtttttttccccccccttataACCTAAGTCATAAATTGAAATTTTTACACTGGCACAATAATGTGGCTACAAATTCTTCCCTGGGTGaccttttctgtttaatttgtGTCATTGGGAGTGGGATTTAGgaaaaactgaagggaaaacatCACTCGTACTAGAGTGAGCTCAAAAGGGTCTATGCTGTGTAGCCAGAGAAACTTACCTGTGCAGACCAGATTCAGCCTTACTTGGGAAATTGAACTTTTCACATGCAGAGAAAACTACTTGGAGCTACGCAGGGCTGGAGAGGAAATCGCTCTTTTTGGTCGCCTTTCTCTCCTGCCTGGTGTGCTCCATCCCTTCCCTACCACACTTTTCCCatctgctccttccttccctctattATGGTCCTCACTCCCTTCCCTGGGAAGCAGTTTTTCTCCCATACCACCTTCTCCTTTCAGTGGGCCACAGATATACAGTGCATGGTTcttgttttccatttgttttctcctttctccatctACTCTGCCCTCATCCCCTCATATACAGGTGTTAGCAAAGGGAGCTGTGGAATTTCTACTCTTGCCACTAGTTTACAGACAGCAGGGGAAGCACTGATTACACATAGCTTCTTTCCATCTTTCCAGCTGTGAAATGAAGCCTGAAGATGAACAGGAGGCTGAGACCACCCAGACTGCTGGGAAGGTGGAGCCTGTTAATGCTGTGCTCATCCAAAGGCACCCAAATGCCCTGCAGACTCTTGGACAACAGTTGCTCCGTAGTTTGAGGGAGCCAAGAACTCCTGAGCCGAGAAGAAGGTGCTGCAAAAATTGGATCTGCCTGTTGGCaggtaatttttttgttgttgttgttgttttttggtgcTAGGCAAGACACCTTCCTGCAGGAAGCTGAGGAGGCTGTAATTTATGCCCAGCCTTCTGTGTTTAAGGTTTGTACTTTGCAATATGGGGCTGAGAAAAAGAATGGAGGGAAGGGGGTGGGTCAAGATTTAGGTTGTTGGGGAGAACCAGGATTTGAAAGGGTGGAATGGATGGGATGACTGTTTGGGGAAGGGAAACAATAATGACATTTCTGAAGAGAAAAGTATTTAGAAGATTTTTGCAGGCGATGGAGACTGTagtgatttctgttttttaagaTCAGAATACACTAAACACTCAAAATCAAGGATGGCAGCTCAAATCTGTGCCTGTCTGAAAAGTCAATATGGGATTGAAGTCTACCATCAAAATTATTTACAGATCCCTTGGCTTGGACAAGATAAGGACCTGAGACCTTATTTCTAGGCAAAGCTATCAACACAAAAATTAAGATACCTGTTTCAGTTTGCTCCAAGTGCTCTCCTTTGAATGGAAACAGACATTTTTTCACATGGTAGTTTATCTGTCCAAAATACTCTTGGATAAAAGGTAGGAAATGAAGCCAGACCTTattaaagaaaatagttttgtGCCATTGCAGAAGATCACCTTGCACATCTGCATGGTATTTTGCATGCAAGAGAGAGTTCATGACAAAGGGAAAATACATTTGAATTGAGATTGCAGCCGTGCTCTTTACCTCCACATTTGATGGTTGAATTGCTTGAGAACATTCTCCTGTTTTCAAAGCACATATGGCTTTATTTGAGTCAGTGATGACCTACAGATTCTGTATTGCTAAGAGACTGGCAAAACACAGTGGAAATGATAACCGTAGGATTGTAAGGCTTAAGTTTGTTATACGGGGATCTGTGCATCTGTCTAAAACCTTAGGGATCAAAAAAGGCCAATTAGGTGATAGTTGgccatttttttaaactgtccaGTTATACAGATACCAATTCATGGTGCCTTGTTTGATTTCAGAAGTGCTCTGCTCTTCATTGACATACATTAAATTAAAGGCTATCCTGATGCTGTCTCACTTAATACTAAAATATAGTCTGAGCCTAGGTACTATATACATTCAAAGATGTTAATCATCTTCTTTTTCACAGGCCTATTGTTTCTTGCTGGACTTGTGCTGTTCATTTTACATGGTAAGCTTTAGAAAGCATTTTCCATTTGAGGTAGgtttcatctccctgctgggctccaAAATCACAGAAGTCAAGCACACACACTAACACTAGTACTCTGCACTGCCTGCAGGGTCAGGAACAAAACCAGGGACTTCCATCACTATTTCAGTTGTTTTTGTATCATTATAAGGTTGAATACCTCCAGATATAATTTTAAATAAGAGTGGTTTGccaatccaatttttttttatcccTACTTGTAAAGTCCAGATGATTCAGAtgtaaacttccttttttttttcttttttttttcttttggctgcaTCTTTACTGCTGTCAAGAGGGGAATATCCTTTCTGGTCACCCACATGGTAGGTACACGCTCCTCCTGTCTCTCCTCATCCACTGGTAACCTCTCTGATTATACCAGACAGTACATTAAATCAGCAGCACTTCTCCAGGACATATACTCCAGCTGCTCCTAAGTCCAGTCTTGATGGCATCTTTATCACCACACTGAAAGACAACTGTATAATATGCCTAGCTTATCTTTCTCACAAATGATCTCTGGGGGGCGttctgcctttttgtttttaaatatcagCTTGTGTTGCATactgtatttttaaggaaaagaaaaagccctaCCTATTCCTGGCACAATGGAGGCCAGATGTGCTCCTGCTGTCCCACACCAAACTCATCTACAGGAGCAAAAGCTGTGCTGCCTGGTGTTGTCTGAGGTAGCCCAAGTCGCTGGGTCTTTGTGTGTGTCAGTGGTGCCTGCTCAGCCCAGTCCATGCAGGGAACCCTTGAGTCCCTGCACTGAACCTATCTTCTGTCTGCCCCCAGTAGCAGCATGTGGTGTAGCAGAGAGGTCTGTGCACACTTAGTGAATCAAGGAAAGTAGTGACATTTTCCATgtccattttcctttcctttgtcaggcttttgtttaaaaacaagcagTCACCCTTTCTTGGAGGGTGTGAGGGCAATGCTCATAGGTGGCTTGCCAAATAGTTTCCAGTTACGGTGAACAGAGTGGCTGGCtgggaaggaaaaacagagatgGATTGTGGCAACAGCAGGCTAACAAGTCTGGGAGATAAATTCACTTCTTGCAAGCTCTTCTGCTCACATATAGGCCAGTTACTTTCACTTCAGTACAGCCACCAGCAGGCTTAAGTAGTGGATAAATGTGCTTTGGGTGAGGAAGGTCTGGATCCCACCCCAGCAGAATGACCCAGAAATGTACCATATCCTCTAAGTGAGCCTGGATATTATATAAAGGATATGATGCTTCAGAGAAAAGGTTATTCTCTAACCACTTAGTAAAGATCATGGCATGTTGTAATTCATATTAGCTTTACGTGGTTTGTCCTTCTAATCAGTCATATCATTACTGTAGATAACTTTGTTTGGAAAATAGAAACCACAGTAAATGCAAGTTAAATTTTTTCACTACCAGAAATCAAATTCATCACTGAAACAAAACCTGCCAGTTAGTCCTCTCACACCCACAGGGCTAGTGTGTCAGACACAAGATGAACAGTTGGCATCACAACATGCTGAGGAACAGCTCCAAAGAACCATCCTCCAAACATTATCTCCAAATAATATATTTTGCACCTTCATCAACAGTCAAATTTCATTTGCATAATGATATCAAAATCTAATTTACTTATCTTCACACAGATTTATCAAGCACTTAAGAATTtgataaaaaaatcaaagcaacttGTCTTCATTAAATATCTTAACAATTATAGGCATTCAGACAATTTCATTACTTGGAGTGATTTAGATTAATAAGTTAACATATTATGAGGATTATtacaatatttctgaattaaaaCCTGTGTCAAGGTTAAGCCATAGCTTTTCAGTGCTTCTAATACTCTAAAATTCACAAGTCTTTTCAAACCCTACTTATTTTCTACTGATTTTAATAACTGGGCTGCAGTCCTCAATTCTCGCATTTCTCAGCTGAAGACAGTGGGAATTCTGCACCCAGAAAGGCATGGGCAGTTTGGTCCCTTGCCCTTCCTTTGGCTGTTCTTCTGGCATCTAGTGTGGCACTGGCTTTCTAAAAATCTAAATTTTAGATTGAGTTACGCTGGTGAATGATAAGATTTTACTATGTAAAaattttgttctctcttttccttttcagccAAAGTACACTATGAAGAACTTCCTTCTGAACAGTGCCCCAGTGAGTGGATCGGTTacagaaagaaatgttatttcatctcagaggaggagaaaaactggaCATCTAGTCAGACCTTCTGTGCTAAGAATGGATCTTTGCTTGCTGTTTCTGAAAACCAGAAAGAAATGGTAATgggataagaaagcaaaacacagcttccatgtctctcttcctTTGACCATTATCTACATCTATCTCATTTTTTCATGCAATGCTTATCCTTTAAATCTTTGTAAAATAACCAACTTATGTGAATTCAGGTAGTGAAAAGTACTGGATTTGTCAATGTACATAGCTGGTTgtcaggctggctgcagcaggTGCAACAGCAGTGCAAGCTTCCCTGTACTGCTTTTGCACCTGGATTTGGTGGAAAGCTCTTTCTATGAACTGAATCTTTTGcctgtagttttctttttctgtcctatGGAACTTTTTCTCCAAAGCAGGTTTGAATCTGTCCAACTCCCAATTTAGACAAATAAACAGAACCTTTGGTTTCCATCAGAAACCAAATCCTGAAAACCATTGCTCAGCATAATGGGAATCATCCATTTTTATCTGCTTGTATCTTTCTTTAAATATGCCTTAATTCCTCTTAGACATGCATACTTATACCAATGGTGGAAATATATCCCCACTGAAGTTGGTTTGGGCATTTTCTCATTCTAATAATTTTATTAGAATAACTTGATTTTCCTGTGTTATGGCCCAGTTGTACTGAATCAGTGAAAGCTAGTGACATCTTATTACTGCATGTTACTAAAAGTGGAATTTGCTCTTACAGACCTGCTGTCTTCTGAGTAATGTCAATGAGCAAGGTGTTTGATCAAAAAGTTAGCTTTTAAATAGACTGGCCTTAGTGCTTTGTTGTTACTGTGATTGTTGAACCTCTGTCAAAAAGCTGCTCTTCTGGTTGGCTGGCACACATTTTACTGGTGTAGCAGACAGTGAAATGGAGGAAACCTCAGTGAAATTACACACATTAGGTCATATCTGAATTTGACCTAagctaataaatatttttacagtgacaAGAATTTCAACAATGATAAAGATGCATGGCCTCATTCTTAGTTCATCTGAGTCTCTTTACTGAGTGTGATCTTTGATTTTATTCCATCACCAGCCCCCCCACTTCTTTGCCAATAATTCCAACCATATTTGCCAACTTGTCCCCTCTCCAACAAGCACGCTCTGCATTGTTGCCCTGTCAGTGGGATATCCCATCTTAAAAAATTTGTAAATGCCACTCTTCCTTCCTCGTCTAAaatcttaacttttaatttgGTGTCTGTGATACTCAGCTGGTGAACTGGGTAGGCAGTGTTGATGGTATTTAAGCTGCTGCTGAAATGCCTTATACCTGTAAATTGTGAACAACTTATGAAAGAAGAGCATAGAAACACTGAAATTGGCCTACTGGGTCAAACCAGTGCTCTGTGCAATGTGGTGTCTTGTCTTTAGCACCTGACAGTTATAGCCACACCAGAAGCAGGTATACGAAAAGATGCAGAAGTGGTATTGGGACTCTGCCTAGACAGACAATTTCTTCTGAACTGTATTGAATTGAAGTTACCAGAGGAGGGTGGAGGACTATAATAGTATACTCCTTCTTAGTCCATTAAAAAACATTTCATATTCCTGAGATCCTTGCTGACagcaaatatttatattatttttttatttcgcAAACTTTAACAATATCTGGCTGTAGGGAGTTCTATTATATTAACAAACTGGGAGTGCTAGTACCTGTGCTGCTTCTCTGCTATCTCCCATTACTCTTTGCTCTGTGTGCTATAAACTATAAACTATATACATATCGGTTGCTAAAAACTTCTGTGGCAGTGAGctgtcttttacttttttttatctgTACACTCACAAGGTTTTAAATAAGAattgggaaggggagagagatcCCGTATGCTCGTCTGAAATGCAGGTATGGCATGCCTGTATGTACCAGCCCTTTCAAGCTCCGTGCATACAGATTGATAAACATGTACAGACGTGCGCTACCAATATGTGGTGTTTGGGTATTACTGTGTATAGTAAACAGTAATAATTTTCAAGGGCATAGAATTGAATAACTTTCCTGAAGTCATGATATGAAAAGAATCAATTCAAACAAAGGCAGAATAAGGCTCATAACTCTTAATGGAATACTTATGAAACCCTTTCAAATGACAGAATGATAGATTAGTCCTCCTCATAGGTCACAGGAGGGATTTGCTTCTCATTGTGAGAACCCATGTTGacaaaatacctgttttttttttttttttttggaattccctAGCTAAGCGCTTGAAAATGGAAGATTCTTGGATTGGATTACGGAAGAAAGGGGAAAGCTTCTACTGGGAGAATGGCATTGCCTTGAAGATGGACTTGTAAGTTCCTTGTGATTGCCTTAACACATAGCAGGACACTGAGAATACCATCAAGTACTTAAATGTAGAATTAGGGTTTATAGCACAAGGTAATTTCTATCACaatagtttgttttgctgtgattTGTAACTGTGACTATGAAAAGGAATTCTTTTGTGATTAAAACCAGTCTAAATCTAATAGCGTGAATACAGAGAAGTCCCTGATTAAAAAAGGGTGTTTTGGTAGCTCAGCAAATCCAGATAAT from Apteryx mantelli isolate bAptMan1 chromosome 1, bAptMan1.hap1, whole genome shotgun sequence includes:
- the LOC106489573 gene encoding early activation antigen CD69-like; the protein is MKPEDEQEAETTQTAGKVEPVNAVLIQRHPNALQTLGQQLLRSLREPRTPEPRRRCCKNWICLLAGLLFLAGLVLFILHEGNILSGHPHAKVHYEELPSEQCPSEWIGYRKKCYFISEEEKNWTSSQTFCAKNGSLLAVSENQKEMLSA